Proteins encoded together in one Pyxidicoccus trucidator window:
- a CDS encoding pyruvate carboxylase, producing the protein MAIPALTPIQKVLCANRGEIAIRVFRACNELGIRTVAIYSDEDRTHEHRHKADEAYLVGRGKRPVEAYLGIDEILDVAQKAGVDAIHPGYGFLSENADFAEACERRGIRFIGPRSPVVRIMGDKVAAKQLAQKVGVPVVPGITLEGDDARVLEQARAFFAQHGGPILVKAAHGGGGRGMRVVREEKELESALASARSEAKSAFGSAAVFLEKFLEKVRHIEVQLLGDLHGNLVHLHERDCSVQRRHQKVIEIAPAPNLSPTLRASICDAAVRLAREARYSSAGTAEFLVSGDAFYFIECNARLQVEHTVTEQVTGVDLVQSQLRIAEGYRLDSPEVGIPSQEAIVPRGYAVQLRVTTEDPANNFMPDAGVITAWRAAHGFGIRLDGSNGYTQAHISPYYDSMLVKVIAYAPTFQGAVMKGQRALREFRIRGVKTNLPFLENVLRHPAFQQGQTYTRFIDETPELFQLEPRRDRASKLLQYLGDVIVNGHPTIKKHQRLKPTQFLEPRLPVTPPGPVPRGTAQILAEKGPRGLAEWVLAQKRVLLTDTTMRDAHQSLLATRMRTRDVLRVAPATAHLASDLFSLESWGGATFDTAYRFLNEDPWARLRALKAAAPNLLLQMLLRGANAVGYTSYPDNVVEGFIDEAAEAGVDVFRIFDSLNDLGSMDVSIRRVLKTGKVAEVAICYTGDVANPKRKKYTLEYYADLAKRIEDSGAHFLCIKDMAGLLRPRAAAMLMDRLREVTRLPIHLHMHDTAGNGIASYLEAIEHGVHIVDVALGSMAGLTSQPSLNALVSALRGHPRETGLANARLQPLANYWEDVREYYAPFESGLKSTTSEVYYHEIPGGQYSNLRPQVAEMGLLGRWNDVKDAFALVNALVGDIPKVTPSSKMVGDFAIFLLKNDLAVRGAAMEESAALTRAKLIAEAPRLDFPSSVVGYFRGELGQPPNGFPEDLRAAVLKGLPRVEGRPSSSMPPLDLGALQSELSQKAGHPLTRADAISSALYPRVMAGFLDDQAKYEDVSILDTPNYFYGMEVGQEIWVDLEPGKTLVISLTAMGEPDDDGCRTVYFALNGHNRSVLVRDRSLAAKVEARRQADRGNPNHVAASMPGTVIALHVKPGARVEAGAPIVTLEAMKMETVVRAPRAGTVAEVVPTLKGAVQGGDLLAVLQ; encoded by the coding sequence ATGGCCATCCCTGCCCTGACTCCCATCCAGAAGGTGCTGTGCGCCAACCGCGGTGAGATTGCCATCCGCGTCTTCCGGGCCTGCAACGAGCTGGGCATCCGCACCGTCGCCATCTACAGCGACGAGGACCGCACCCACGAGCACCGTCACAAGGCGGATGAGGCCTACCTCGTCGGGCGCGGCAAGCGCCCCGTGGAGGCGTACCTGGGCATCGATGAAATCCTCGACGTGGCCCAGAAGGCCGGCGTGGACGCCATCCACCCGGGCTACGGCTTCCTGTCGGAGAACGCCGACTTCGCCGAGGCGTGTGAGCGCCGGGGCATCCGCTTCATCGGCCCGCGCTCGCCGGTGGTGCGAATCATGGGTGACAAGGTGGCCGCCAAGCAGCTGGCCCAGAAGGTGGGCGTGCCGGTGGTGCCGGGCATCACCCTCGAGGGCGACGACGCCCGGGTGCTGGAGCAGGCGCGCGCCTTCTTCGCCCAGCACGGCGGCCCCATCCTGGTGAAGGCGGCGCACGGCGGCGGCGGCCGGGGCATGCGCGTGGTGCGCGAGGAGAAGGAGCTGGAGTCGGCGCTCGCCTCCGCGCGCTCCGAGGCGAAGAGCGCGTTCGGCTCGGCGGCGGTGTTCCTGGAGAAGTTCCTGGAGAAGGTGCGCCACATCGAGGTGCAGCTGCTGGGCGACCTGCACGGCAACCTGGTGCACCTGCACGAGCGCGACTGCTCCGTGCAGCGCCGCCACCAGAAGGTCATCGAGATTGCCCCCGCCCCCAACCTGTCCCCGACGCTGCGCGCCTCCATCTGCGACGCCGCGGTGCGGCTGGCGCGTGAGGCGCGCTACTCCAGCGCGGGCACGGCCGAGTTCCTCGTCTCCGGCGACGCCTTCTACTTCATCGAGTGCAACGCGCGGCTCCAGGTGGAGCACACCGTCACCGAGCAGGTGACGGGCGTGGACCTGGTGCAGAGCCAGCTTCGCATCGCCGAGGGCTACCGGCTGGACTCGCCCGAGGTGGGCATCCCCTCGCAGGAGGCCATCGTCCCGCGCGGCTACGCGGTGCAGCTGCGCGTCACCACCGAGGACCCGGCCAACAACTTCATGCCCGACGCCGGTGTCATCACCGCCTGGCGCGCGGCCCACGGCTTCGGCATCCGGCTGGACGGCTCCAACGGCTACACCCAGGCGCACATCTCGCCGTACTACGACTCCATGCTGGTGAAGGTCATCGCCTACGCGCCGACGTTCCAGGGCGCGGTGATGAAGGGCCAGCGCGCGCTGCGCGAGTTCCGCATCCGCGGCGTGAAGACCAACCTGCCCTTCCTGGAGAACGTGCTGCGCCACCCCGCCTTCCAGCAGGGGCAGACGTACACGCGCTTCATCGACGAGACGCCGGAGCTGTTCCAGCTGGAGCCCCGGCGGGACAGGGCCAGCAAGCTCCTCCAGTACCTGGGCGACGTCATCGTCAACGGCCACCCCACCATCAAGAAGCACCAGCGGCTCAAGCCCACGCAGTTCCTGGAGCCACGCCTGCCGGTGACGCCGCCCGGCCCCGTGCCGCGCGGCACCGCGCAGATTCTCGCGGAGAAGGGCCCCCGGGGCCTGGCCGAGTGGGTGCTGGCCCAGAAGCGCGTGCTGCTCACCGACACGACGATGCGCGACGCGCACCAGTCCCTGCTGGCCACGCGCATGCGCACCCGGGACGTGCTGCGCGTGGCGCCGGCCACCGCGCACCTCGCGTCCGACCTCTTCAGCCTGGAGAGCTGGGGCGGCGCGACGTTCGACACCGCCTACCGCTTCCTGAACGAGGACCCGTGGGCCCGCCTGCGCGCGCTCAAGGCCGCCGCGCCCAACCTGCTGCTCCAGATGCTCCTGCGCGGCGCCAACGCCGTGGGCTACACCAGCTACCCGGACAACGTGGTGGAGGGCTTCATCGACGAGGCGGCCGAGGCGGGCGTGGACGTCTTCCGCATCTTCGACAGCCTCAATGATCTGGGCAGCATGGACGTGTCCATCCGCCGCGTGCTCAAGACGGGCAAGGTGGCGGAGGTGGCCATCTGCTACACGGGCGACGTCGCCAACCCCAAGCGCAAGAAGTACACGCTGGAGTACTACGCGGACCTCGCGAAGCGCATCGAGGACTCGGGCGCCCACTTCCTGTGCATCAAGGACATGGCGGGCCTGCTGCGCCCGCGCGCCGCGGCCATGCTGATGGACCGACTGCGCGAGGTGACGCGCCTGCCCATCCACCTGCACATGCACGACACGGCGGGCAACGGCATCGCCAGCTACCTGGAGGCGATTGAGCACGGCGTGCACATCGTCGACGTGGCGCTGGGCAGCATGGCGGGCCTCACCAGCCAGCCCAGCCTGAACGCGCTGGTCAGCGCCCTGCGCGGCCACCCGCGCGAGACGGGGCTGGCCAACGCGCGCCTGCAGCCGCTGGCCAACTACTGGGAGGACGTGCGCGAGTACTACGCCCCCTTCGAGAGCGGCCTCAAGAGCACGACGAGCGAGGTCTACTACCACGAGATTCCAGGCGGCCAGTACTCCAACCTCCGGCCCCAGGTGGCGGAGATGGGACTGCTGGGCCGGTGGAACGACGTGAAGGACGCCTTCGCGCTCGTCAATGCGCTGGTGGGGGACATCCCCAAGGTGACGCCCTCCTCGAAGATGGTGGGCGACTTCGCCATCTTCCTCTTGAAGAACGACCTGGCCGTGCGCGGCGCGGCCATGGAGGAGAGCGCGGCGCTCACCCGCGCGAAGCTCATCGCCGAGGCGCCGCGCCTGGACTTCCCCTCCAGCGTGGTGGGCTACTTCCGCGGCGAGCTGGGCCAGCCGCCCAACGGCTTCCCCGAGGACTTGCGCGCCGCGGTGCTCAAGGGCCTGCCTCGCGTGGAGGGCCGGCCCTCGTCCAGCATGCCGCCGCTGGACCTTGGCGCGCTCCAGAGCGAGCTGTCCCAGAAGGCGGGCCACCCGCTCACCCGCGCGGACGCCATCTCCAGCGCGCTCTACCCGCGCGTCATGGCCGGCTTCCTGGACGACCAGGCGAAGTACGAGGACGTGTCCATCCTCGACACGCCCAACTACTTCTACGGCATGGAGGTGGGCCAGGAAATCTGGGTGGACCTGGAGCCGGGCAAGACGCTGGTCATCAGCCTGACGGCGATGGGCGAGCCGGACGACGACGGCTGCCGCACCGTGTACTTCGCCCTCAACGGCCACAACCGCTCCGTGCTGGTGAGGGACCGCAGCCTCGCGGCGAAGGTGGAGGCCCGCCGCCAGGCGGACCGCGGCAACCCGAACCACGTGGC
- a CDS encoding isopenicillin N synthase family dioxygenase: MAETSSLNIPTVDLADLASEDPARVERAAASLREAFGVFGLVYLKNHGVDTQALNRYYDAFAAFIAQPAEVKKPFGRADIWYQRGWTPPNTEVAVAGNGQPDFKECYFVAPYPNDEQSAMEFPELYPENVWPESAPPFFQEGIMQLGRSLHEAGLKLLRGSALALGLPETVFSDLCQRAPHVTRALQYLPLTDAQVNTDIVWGEEHTDFNLLTLLPGGRFLDPERRPAPAPDSKSGLYLRTRATPEDPQGKMVRGTAPAGCIVAQVGQQLEILTGGTFLATPHVITAPGVPGWQRQSAAHFMHVHTSTVLYPLQKFRTPDAVRNYAPPVLAGTYDIKTLVDIGLAPPGALDKLGYRHYDRLNRQRAGT, encoded by the coding sequence ATGGCCGAGACCTCTTCGCTCAACATCCCCACTGTCGACCTCGCCGACCTCGCGTCGGAGGACCCGGCCCGCGTCGAGCGCGCCGCCGCGTCGCTCCGCGAGGCGTTCGGTGTCTTCGGCCTCGTGTACCTGAAGAACCACGGCGTCGACACGCAGGCGCTCAACCGCTACTACGACGCGTTCGCCGCGTTCATCGCCCAGCCCGCCGAGGTGAAGAAGCCCTTCGGCCGCGCCGACATCTGGTACCAGCGGGGCTGGACGCCGCCGAACACCGAGGTCGCCGTCGCGGGCAACGGCCAGCCGGACTTCAAGGAGTGCTACTTCGTCGCGCCATACCCCAACGACGAGCAGTCCGCGATGGAGTTCCCGGAGCTGTACCCGGAGAACGTCTGGCCCGAGAGCGCGCCGCCCTTCTTCCAGGAAGGCATCATGCAGCTGGGCCGCTCGCTCCATGAGGCCGGCCTCAAGCTGCTGCGCGGCTCCGCGCTGGCGCTGGGCCTGCCCGAGACGGTGTTCTCGGACCTCTGCCAGCGCGCCCCCCACGTCACCCGCGCGCTCCAGTACCTGCCGCTCACCGACGCGCAGGTGAACACGGACATCGTCTGGGGCGAGGAGCACACGGACTTCAACCTGCTCACGCTGCTGCCCGGGGGCCGGTTCCTCGACCCGGAGCGGCGCCCGGCGCCCGCGCCCGACAGCAAGAGCGGCCTGTACCTCCGCACGCGCGCCACGCCGGAGGACCCGCAGGGGAAGATGGTGCGCGGCACCGCGCCCGCGGGCTGCATCGTCGCCCAGGTGGGCCAGCAGCTGGAGATCCTCACGGGCGGCACCTTCCTGGCCACGCCCCACGTCATCACCGCCCCCGGAGTGCCAGGCTGGCAGCGCCAGTCCGCCGCGCACTTCATGCACGTGCACACGAGCACGGTGCTCTACCCCCTGCAGAAGTTCCGCACGCCCGACGCGGTCCGGAACTACGCGCCGCCTGTGCTCGCGGGCACGTACGACATCAAGACGCTGGTGGACATCGGCCTCGCGCCCCCGGGCGCGCTCGACAAGCTGGGCTACCGCCACTACGACCGCCTCAACCGCCAGCGCGCGGGGACGTAG
- a CDS encoding cytochrome P450 — translation MTAPPLRSNPGPKGLPRLGMFFPMLREPLALANRLHADYGDSVVFPIAGFKMAFLRNPVDVKRVLIDEPATFPKPRIVNPFNGNGLTVSRGDFWKRQRHMVQPLFSKEKVKLWAGIFSDEMRKAVVRWKEFGARGESFDMYHEAARMMFGVMWRTCFDEQPSEKHFHGIMQAIEIFGKRPSPYFSLLYSVVPRLNPMGKRVYFSVRQVNEWIYGRLASRRERGTQEGDITLLSMLVEARARDTGEGMKDVEVRDEIVNLFGASFEMIATSITWAVHACTQHPDVVRNIRDEVRGAVGTAEPTLEDVPKLPYTARVVQEINRLCPPAFAILREAKETTQVNDVMIPERSNILMFPYAIHRHPDYWTSPETFDPDRFLPERMAGMHKCAYVPFGAGQRICVGQHMSMVDTVLALAMMLQHLDVEYASPRPVQWETKLTFVPKGGLPVKVRPVA, via the coding sequence GTGACTGCACCCCCCTTGCGCTCCAACCCGGGGCCGAAGGGACTGCCCCGGCTCGGCATGTTCTTCCCCATGCTCCGAGAGCCGCTCGCCCTGGCCAACCGGCTCCACGCCGACTACGGGGACTCGGTGGTGTTTCCCATCGCCGGCTTCAAGATGGCCTTCCTGAGGAATCCGGTGGACGTGAAGCGGGTGCTCATCGACGAGCCCGCCACCTTTCCCAAGCCGCGCATCGTCAACCCCTTCAACGGCAACGGGCTGACGGTGAGCCGCGGCGACTTCTGGAAGCGGCAGCGGCACATGGTGCAGCCGCTCTTCAGCAAGGAGAAGGTCAAGCTGTGGGCGGGCATCTTCTCGGACGAGATGCGCAAGGCGGTGGTGCGCTGGAAGGAGTTCGGCGCGCGCGGCGAGAGCTTCGACATGTACCACGAGGCCGCGCGGATGATGTTCGGGGTGATGTGGCGCACCTGCTTCGATGAGCAGCCGTCCGAGAAGCACTTCCACGGCATCATGCAGGCGATAGAGATCTTCGGGAAGCGCCCCTCGCCGTACTTCTCCCTGCTGTACTCCGTGGTGCCGAGGCTCAACCCGATGGGAAAGCGGGTGTACTTCTCGGTGCGGCAGGTCAACGAGTGGATCTACGGGCGGCTGGCGTCCCGGCGCGAGCGGGGGACGCAGGAGGGAGACATCACCCTGCTGTCCATGCTGGTGGAGGCGCGGGCGCGCGACACGGGCGAGGGGATGAAGGACGTGGAGGTCCGCGACGAAATCGTCAACCTCTTCGGCGCCAGCTTCGAGATGATCGCCACGTCCATCACCTGGGCGGTCCACGCCTGCACGCAGCACCCGGACGTGGTGCGCAACATCCGCGACGAGGTGCGGGGGGCGGTGGGGACGGCGGAGCCCACGCTGGAGGACGTGCCGAAGCTTCCGTACACGGCCCGCGTCGTCCAGGAGATCAACCGGCTGTGCCCGCCGGCCTTCGCCATCCTCCGTGAGGCGAAGGAGACCACCCAGGTCAACGACGTGATGATTCCCGAGCGCTCCAACATCCTGATGTTCCCGTATGCCATCCACCGGCACCCGGACTACTGGACGTCGCCAGAGACGTTCGACCCGGACCGCTTCCTGCCGGAGCGGATGGCAGGAATGCACAAGTGCGCCTACGTGCCCTTCGGCGCGGGACAGCGCATCTGCGTGGGCCAGCACATGTCGATGGTGGACACGGTGCTGGCGCTCGCCATGATGTTGCAGCACCTGGACGTGGAGTACGCGAGCCCCCGCCCGGTGCAGTGGGAGACGAAGCTCACCTTCGTCCCCAAGGGCGGGCTGCCGGTGAAGGTGCGGCCCGTGGCCTGA
- a CDS encoding response regulator: MLDTIDFKLLFEASPNPYMVLDRELRYVAANPAYLRATASRIEDLVGRYVLEAFPNDPDDPNNASALLLRASFARVLERRAPDSLALIPYRVPLETPEGTVLRERYWSATHTPILDSRDEVAFILQHTVEVTERSRLAPPVEAEETARGLAVVSREQVEAGLFQRAQFVQEANVTLDAERRHLRRLFEQAPGFMCFLRGRQHVFELVNVAYYQLVGHRKIIGRPVREALPEVAGQGYFELLDGVITTGKAFVGQGMKVLLQRNPDAPLDEAYVDLVYQPVVEPDGSISGVFVQGHDITEQKRAQDELRGYREHLENLVRERTRALEDSEAERRQTEAALRQAQKMEAVGKLTGGVAHDFNNLLQVIGGNLQLMDRELGGNAQARRRVATAMGAVDRGARLASQLLAFARQQPLDPTVINLGRLVRDMDDLLRRALGEDIELETVIGGGLWNTFADPNQLENVILNLAINARDAMEGEGRLTIEAGNAMLDDHYAQLHPDAAAGQYVLLAISDTGCGMPPEIMERAFEPFFTTKPEGRGTGLGLSMVYGFVKQTGGHIKIYSEVGHGTTIKIYLPRSLQVELPRSEPVPEQVEGGTETLLVVEDDAEVRATAVELLTELGYRVLKASDGQSALAIIQSGIPIDLLFTDVVMPGPVRSPELARHARTLLPDLEVLFTSGYTENAIVHGGRLDPGVHLLSKPYRREYLARKVRQLLMARQQRVAEREAHAKLARPGGEAAPRVHKALRILLVEDDEQIRLPASELLESLGHDVVAVMSAEEALEVLASAHVDVLFTDVSLPGMSGVDLAVRAVRATPELRVIVASGHGPEVLRGGGEALAEAVVLSKPYDLPRLEQALAKVARA, encoded by the coding sequence ATGCTCGACACCATCGACTTCAAGCTGCTCTTCGAGGCCTCCCCCAATCCCTACATGGTGTTGGACCGCGAGCTGCGGTACGTCGCGGCCAACCCGGCCTACCTTCGCGCCACGGCGAGCCGAATCGAAGACCTCGTCGGGCGGTACGTCCTTGAGGCCTTCCCGAATGATCCGGACGATCCCAACAACGCCAGTGCACTCCTGCTCCGGGCCTCCTTCGCCCGGGTCCTGGAGCGGCGCGCCCCGGACAGCCTCGCGCTGATTCCCTACCGCGTCCCCCTGGAGACGCCCGAGGGAACAGTCCTCAGGGAGCGTTACTGGAGCGCCACCCACACGCCCATCCTCGACTCCCGGGATGAGGTCGCCTTCATCCTCCAGCACACCGTGGAAGTCACCGAGCGGTCCCGGCTGGCCCCGCCGGTGGAGGCCGAGGAGACGGCGCGAGGTCTGGCCGTGGTCTCACGGGAGCAGGTGGAGGCAGGCCTCTTCCAGCGCGCTCAGTTCGTCCAGGAGGCCAACGTGACGCTGGACGCGGAGCGCCGCCACCTCCGGCGGCTCTTCGAGCAGGCCCCCGGCTTCATGTGCTTCCTGCGCGGGCGCCAGCACGTCTTCGAGCTCGTCAACGTCGCCTACTACCAGCTCGTGGGCCACCGGAAGATCATCGGCCGCCCCGTGCGCGAGGCCCTGCCAGAGGTGGCGGGCCAGGGCTACTTCGAGCTGCTCGACGGGGTCATCACCACGGGGAAGGCCTTCGTCGGCCAGGGGATGAAGGTCCTGCTCCAGCGGAACCCCGACGCCCCGCTCGATGAGGCCTATGTCGATCTGGTCTACCAGCCGGTGGTCGAGCCGGACGGGAGCATCTCCGGGGTCTTCGTCCAGGGCCACGACATCACCGAGCAGAAGCGCGCGCAGGACGAGCTGCGCGGGTACCGCGAGCACCTCGAGAACCTGGTCCGCGAGCGCACCCGGGCGCTGGAGGACAGCGAGGCCGAGCGGCGCCAGACAGAGGCCGCGCTGCGGCAGGCCCAGAAGATGGAAGCGGTGGGCAAGCTCACCGGCGGCGTGGCGCACGACTTCAACAACCTGCTCCAGGTCATCGGAGGGAACCTCCAGCTCATGGACCGGGAGCTGGGCGGCAACGCGCAGGCCCGGCGGCGAGTGGCCACCGCCATGGGCGCCGTCGACCGCGGCGCCAGGCTCGCCTCCCAGCTGCTCGCCTTCGCGCGGCAGCAGCCGCTGGACCCCACCGTCATCAACCTGGGCCGGCTGGTCCGCGACATGGATGACCTGCTGCGCCGCGCCCTGGGCGAGGACATCGAGCTGGAGACCGTCATCGGCGGCGGCCTCTGGAACACGTTCGCCGACCCCAACCAGCTCGAGAACGTCATCCTCAACCTGGCCATCAACGCCCGCGACGCCATGGAGGGCGAAGGCAGGCTGACCATTGAGGCCGGCAACGCCATGCTCGACGACCACTACGCCCAGCTTCACCCGGACGCGGCGGCCGGCCAGTACGTGCTGCTGGCCATCTCCGACACTGGCTGCGGCATGCCTCCCGAAATCATGGAGCGCGCCTTCGAGCCCTTCTTCACGACCAAGCCCGAGGGCCGCGGCACGGGACTCGGGCTGAGCATGGTGTATGGCTTCGTCAAGCAGACCGGCGGCCACATCAAGATCTACAGCGAGGTGGGGCACGGGACGACCATCAAGATCTACCTCCCCCGCTCGCTCCAGGTGGAGCTGCCGCGCTCCGAGCCCGTCCCGGAGCAGGTCGAGGGCGGCACAGAGACGCTGCTGGTGGTCGAGGACGACGCCGAGGTGCGCGCCACCGCCGTGGAGCTGCTCACGGAGCTGGGCTACCGCGTGCTCAAGGCGTCCGACGGACAGAGCGCGCTGGCCATCATCCAGAGCGGCATCCCCATTGACCTGCTGTTCACCGATGTGGTGATGCCGGGCCCCGTCCGCAGCCCCGAGCTGGCCCGCCATGCCCGGACGCTGCTGCCGGACCTGGAGGTGCTGTTCACCTCGGGCTACACCGAGAACGCCATCGTCCATGGCGGCCGGCTCGACCCGGGCGTGCACCTGCTGAGCAAGCCCTATCGGCGGGAGTACCTGGCCCGGAAGGTCCGCCAGTTGCTCATGGCCCGCCAGCAGCGCGTGGCCGAGCGCGAGGCGCACGCGAAGCTGGCGCGGCCCGGAGGGGAAGCGGCGCCCAGGGTCCACAAGGCGCTGCGCATCCTCCTCGTGGAGGACGACGAGCAGATCCGCCTCCCGGCCAGTGAGCTGCTGGAGTCCCTGGGGCATGACGTCGTCGCCGTCATGAGCGCGGAGGAGGCCCTGGAAGTGCTCGCCTCGGCGCACGTCGACGTCCTGTTCACGGACGTGAGCCTCCCTGGCATGTCGGGCGTGGACCTGGCCGTCCGGGCCGTCCGGGCGACACCCGAGCTGCGGGTGATTGTCGCCTCCGGACATGGCCCCGAGGTGCTACGCGGCGGGGGCGAGGCGCTGGCGGAAGCCGTGGTGCTCTCGAAGCCCTATGACCTGCCCCGCCTGGAACAGGCGCTGGCGAAGGTGGCGCGCGCCTGA
- a CDS encoding MFS transporter — translation MKFLRDLRSVLNLTVVVAGLGYFVDLFDITLFGVVRRASLIDLGITDPAEILQKGLFIYNAQMVGMMVGGLLWGVLADKRGRLSVMFGSILLYSFANLANAFAWDVTSYAVCRFLGGVGLAGELGAAITLVAESLPKEKRGLGTTVVATLGMLGIVAAAIVGQHLSWKTAYITGGVMGLALLFARFKVSESELFSKKSDPARANPFLILQGGRFLKYICCILIGVPIYFTTGILFTFAPELTAGLGVTGTVTAGNAILYGSIGLTLGDLLAGVFSQWLKSRKRAVALNLTAGFLLMLVYGFAPGLTSTGVYVLSFFMGITVGYWAVLVTMAAEQFGTNIRGTVATTVPNFVRGSAALAASGFAWLKGLEGVTVANAAMMVGSLCFGLALLALLRIEETFHRDLDYEETAGSTAAVPQSQSST, via the coding sequence ATGAAATTCCTGAGAGATCTCCGCTCGGTCCTCAACCTGACCGTCGTGGTCGCCGGGCTTGGGTACTTCGTCGACCTCTTCGACATCACGCTGTTCGGAGTGGTGCGGCGGGCGTCGCTCATCGACCTCGGCATCACCGACCCGGCGGAGATCCTCCAGAAGGGCCTGTTCATCTACAACGCGCAGATGGTGGGGATGATGGTCGGCGGGCTCCTCTGGGGCGTGCTCGCGGACAAGCGCGGGCGCCTGTCGGTGATGTTCGGCTCCATCCTCCTGTACTCGTTCGCCAACCTGGCCAACGCCTTCGCGTGGGACGTGACGAGCTACGCGGTCTGCCGCTTCCTGGGCGGCGTGGGCCTCGCGGGCGAGCTGGGCGCGGCGATTACGCTGGTCGCCGAGTCCCTGCCCAAGGAGAAGCGCGGCCTGGGCACCACCGTCGTCGCGACGCTGGGCATGCTCGGCATCGTCGCCGCGGCCATCGTCGGCCAGCACCTGTCCTGGAAGACGGCCTACATCACCGGCGGCGTCATGGGCCTCGCGCTGCTGTTCGCGCGGTTCAAGGTCTCCGAGTCCGAGCTGTTCTCCAAGAAGAGCGACCCGGCGCGCGCCAACCCCTTCCTCATCCTGCAAGGGGGGCGCTTCCTCAAGTACATCTGCTGCATCCTCATCGGCGTGCCCATCTACTTCACCACGGGCATCCTCTTCACCTTCGCCCCCGAGCTCACGGCGGGCCTGGGCGTGACGGGCACGGTGACGGCCGGCAATGCCATCCTCTACGGCTCCATCGGCCTGACGCTCGGCGACCTGCTCGCGGGTGTCTTCAGCCAGTGGCTCAAGAGCCGCAAGCGCGCGGTGGCCCTCAACCTCACCGCCGGCTTCCTGCTGATGCTCGTCTACGGCTTCGCGCCGGGGCTCACCAGCACGGGCGTCTACGTCCTCAGCTTCTTCATGGGCATCACCGTGGGCTACTGGGCGGTGCTGGTGACGATGGCGGCCGAGCAGTTCGGCACCAACATCCGCGGCACCGTGGCGACGACGGTCCCCAACTTCGTGCGTGGCTCGGCCGCGCTCGCCGCCAGTGGCTTCGCCTGGCTCAAGGGCCTGGAGGGCGTCACCGTCGCCAACGCGGCGATGATGGTGGGCAGCCTCTGCTTCGGCCTCGCGCTCCTCGCGCTCCTGCGCATCGAGGAGACCTTCCACCGCGACCTCGACTACGAGGAGACGGCCGGTAGCACGGCGGCCGTCCCCCAGTCCCAGTCCAGCACCTGA
- a CDS encoding Uma2 family endonuclease: protein MGRHTNGRGEAFPRAPTQAEWDVMGPEERARVVKSLPDEVTDEELAMPEGDLHFHAKVETRDALLGYFGRKKRKVYVGSELPIYYPGERRFAPDLLVVLDAEPHMRGKWVVSHEGKGLDWVMEVHVGGDRKKDAEYNVERYARLGIPEYFIYDRSREELFGYRLATSRARTYTPMPPRQGRFASEVLGLELEVVNEKLRLWAGESLVLESAELLERMQEEVERIQRRADEETRRREEAERRVAELQAQLARLQQH, encoded by the coding sequence ATGGGACGGCACACGAACGGACGTGGAGAGGCCTTCCCCCGGGCCCCCACGCAGGCGGAGTGGGACGTGATGGGACCGGAGGAACGGGCGAGGGTGGTGAAGTCCCTGCCTGATGAGGTGACGGACGAAGAGCTGGCGATGCCGGAGGGCGACCTCCACTTCCACGCGAAGGTGGAGACGCGGGACGCGCTCCTGGGCTACTTCGGCCGCAAGAAGCGCAAGGTGTACGTCGGCTCGGAGCTGCCCATCTACTATCCGGGTGAGCGGCGCTTCGCGCCCGACCTGCTGGTGGTGCTGGACGCGGAGCCCCACATGCGCGGCAAGTGGGTGGTCAGCCACGAGGGCAAGGGGCTGGACTGGGTCATGGAGGTCCACGTCGGCGGCGACCGGAAGAAGGACGCCGAGTACAACGTGGAGCGCTACGCCCGCCTCGGTATCCCCGAGTACTTCATCTATGACCGCTCGCGGGAGGAGCTGTTCGGGTACCGGCTGGCGACTTCGAGGGCGCGGACGTACACGCCGATGCCGCCGAGACAGGGCCGCTTCGCCTCGGAGGTGCTGGGGCTGGAGCTGGAGGTGGTGAACGAGAAGCTGCGCCTCTGGGCGGGCGAGTCCCTGGTGCTCGAATCGGCGGAGCTGCTGGAGCGGATGCAGGAAGAGGTGGAACGCATCCAGCGCCGTGCGGACGAGGAGACACGGCGGCGCGAGGAAGCCGAGCGGCGTGTGGCCGAGCTGCAAGCGCAGCTGGCGCGGCTCCAGCAGCACTGA